The proteins below come from a single Arthrobacter crystallopoietes genomic window:
- a CDS encoding SDR family oxidoreductase, with protein MSAEPTPASASAETAITGASGSLGGMVARLLSEVGVPARLIVRDETKAPKLQGMTTAQADFGDKDASRRALEGIKTLLMVSASESEDRLEQHETFIDAAVEAGVEHIVYTSFFGAGPDATFTLARTHYATEQKLRETGRKHTLLRNNFYADILPHFADENGVIRGPAGDGKAGFVAREDVARAAAAILQQPVAHAGFAYELTGPESINLTEAAAIIADATGRPTSFLNETVEEAYASRAHYGAPDWQLDAWVSTYTAIANGELDQTTNDVELLTGRPPLSLRDLLAQ; from the coding sequence ATGAGCGCTGAACCCACTCCCGCGTCCGCTTCCGCCGAAACCGCCATCACCGGAGCCAGCGGCTCCCTGGGCGGCATGGTTGCCCGGCTGCTCTCCGAGGTGGGAGTCCCGGCACGCCTGATTGTGCGCGATGAGACCAAGGCCCCGAAACTTCAAGGCATGACGACGGCGCAGGCCGACTTTGGCGACAAGGACGCCTCCCGCCGTGCTTTGGAAGGCATCAAGACGCTCCTCATGGTCTCCGCCTCTGAGTCCGAGGACCGCCTCGAGCAGCACGAAACGTTCATTGACGCCGCCGTGGAGGCAGGCGTGGAGCACATCGTCTACACCTCGTTCTTCGGCGCCGGGCCGGACGCCACCTTCACCCTGGCCCGGACCCACTACGCCACCGAACAGAAACTGCGGGAAACGGGCCGCAAGCACACACTGCTGCGGAACAACTTCTACGCCGACATCCTGCCGCACTTTGCCGATGAGAACGGCGTCATCCGCGGCCCGGCCGGCGACGGCAAGGCCGGCTTCGTGGCCCGCGAGGATGTTGCCCGCGCCGCAGCGGCGATCCTGCAGCAGCCCGTGGCTCACGCCGGCTTCGCGTACGAGCTGACCGGACCGGAATCGATCAACCTGACCGAAGCGGCAGCCATCATCGCCGACGCAACGGGACGGCCGACGTCGTTCCTCAATGAAACGGTTGAAGAAGCGTACGCCTCCCGGGCGCACTACGGCGCCCCCGACTGGCAGCTGGATGCGTGGGTGAGCACCTACACGGCGATCGCCAACGGCGAGCTGGACCAGACAACCAACGACGTCGAGCTGCTCACCGGCCGTCCGCCGCTGAGCCTCCGGGACCTGCTTGCCCAGTAG
- a CDS encoding HpcH/HpaI aldolase/citrate lyase family protein, with the protein MPTFRNSRAAALPAKLSRSWLLASAADEANFAPALASEADSVIFDMEDAVPAPGKAEARERVVEALSTGMTAWVRVNGIDTEYWADDLAALSKAPGLRGVMLAMTERPDQVTHTAMRLQAGTPVLALIESAIGIENATDIARAPGTFRLAFGVGDFRKDTGASDDPMALAYARSRLVVASRVGQLPGPIDGPTVGALGDELKQACKVTASMGMTGKLCLLLEAADTINKSLSPSESEIRWAHELLDAHAAGAVVGDGSYLPRLARAEKISSLADSYGLWNA; encoded by the coding sequence ATGCCCACGTTCAGAAACAGCCGCGCCGCAGCACTGCCTGCAAAACTTTCCCGTTCCTGGCTCCTCGCCTCGGCCGCCGATGAAGCCAATTTCGCTCCGGCGCTGGCGTCGGAAGCCGATTCGGTGATCTTCGACATGGAAGACGCAGTGCCGGCCCCGGGCAAGGCTGAAGCGCGCGAACGCGTGGTGGAAGCGCTGTCCACGGGCATGACGGCCTGGGTGCGCGTGAACGGCATCGACACCGAGTACTGGGCCGATGATCTGGCGGCGCTGTCCAAGGCGCCGGGGCTGCGCGGTGTCATGCTGGCCATGACCGAGCGGCCGGACCAGGTCACCCACACCGCCATGCGACTGCAGGCCGGCACCCCGGTGCTTGCGCTTATCGAGTCGGCCATCGGCATCGAGAACGCCACGGACATTGCGCGCGCTCCGGGCACCTTCCGCCTGGCTTTCGGAGTGGGCGACTTCCGCAAGGATACCGGCGCCAGCGACGATCCGATGGCCTTGGCCTACGCGCGCTCCCGGTTGGTCGTGGCGTCCCGGGTGGGGCAGCTGCCCGGCCCGATCGACGGCCCCACCGTGGGCGCGCTGGGCGATGAGCTGAAGCAGGCCTGCAAGGTCACGGCGTCCATGGGCATGACCGGCAAGCTGTGCCTGCTGCTGGAAGCCGCGGACACCATCAATAAATCGCTTTCGCCGAGCGAGTCCGAAATCCGCTGGGCACACGAACTTCTGGACGCGCATGCCGCCGGGGCCGTGGTGGGCGATGGCTCCTACCTGCCGCGACTTGCCCGCGCCGAAAAGATCTCCTCGCTCGCCGACTCGTACGGCCTCTGGAACGCTTAA
- a CDS encoding helix-turn-helix domain-containing protein: MAQLKPRTTDALSDAETKRLARALADSDDVTVFVNGTTVKLPTQARDAVVDVLQRFAQGDAVMVSSAEDLLNTSQAAEVAGVSLTYMRRLTDAGTIPVEYRGTHRRIRLRDVLAWLETREQKQPQG; the protein is encoded by the coding sequence ATGGCGCAGTTGAAACCCCGCACCACCGACGCTTTGTCCGACGCCGAAACCAAGCGGCTGGCCCGGGCCCTGGCAGACAGCGATGATGTAACCGTTTTCGTCAATGGCACCACGGTGAAGCTTCCCACCCAGGCGCGCGACGCCGTCGTCGATGTTTTGCAACGCTTTGCCCAAGGCGACGCGGTCATGGTCAGTTCCGCCGAGGACCTGCTCAATACCTCGCAGGCGGCCGAAGTTGCCGGTGTTTCGCTCACCTATATGCGGCGGCTGACCGATGCCGGGACCATCCCGGTGGAATACCGCGGCACGCACCGGCGCATCAGGCTGCGGGATGTGCTCGCCTGGCTCGAAACCCGCGAACAGAAGCAGCCGCAAGGCTGA
- a CDS encoding NAD(P)H-dependent oxidoreductase — MSIKVLTLVGSLRNGSINRQLAEAAATVAPEGTDVRIYDGLENIPFYNEDLDVEGSVPAAAEALREAAKESDAVLLVSPEYNGTTPAVLNNAIDWLSRPFGAGALNGMPAAVIGTSPSPYGAQWAHDDARKALGIAQAKVLEDAKLSIGARFEVFATTHPKDHAESAAEIAGVVSALANAVELVNA; from the coding sequence ATGAGCATCAAGGTCCTGACCCTCGTCGGCAGCCTTCGCAACGGTTCCATCAACCGCCAGCTGGCCGAAGCCGCCGCAACGGTCGCCCCTGAAGGTACCGACGTACGGATCTACGACGGCCTCGAGAACATCCCGTTCTACAACGAGGACCTGGACGTTGAAGGCTCCGTTCCGGCAGCCGCCGAGGCGCTGCGCGAGGCTGCCAAGGAGTCGGACGCCGTGCTGCTGGTCTCCCCCGAATACAACGGCACCACCCCGGCCGTGCTGAACAACGCCATCGACTGGCTGTCCCGCCCGTTCGGCGCCGGCGCGCTGAACGGCATGCCGGCCGCAGTCATCGGCACCTCGCCCTCCCCCTACGGTGCACAGTGGGCGCACGACGACGCCCGCAAGGCGCTGGGCATCGCCCAGGCCAAGGTGCTCGAGGACGCCAAGCTGTCCATCGGCGCCCGCTTCGAGGTCTTCGCCACGACCCACCCCAAGGACCACGCCGAGTCGGCCGCCGAGATCGCCGGCGTCGTCTCCGCCTTGGCCAACGCGGTGGAACTGGTCAATGCGTAA
- a CDS encoding aldo/keto reductase: MSVELAPIIELRNGAKLPFLGLGTWPMDNAETADAVEAALKIGYRMIDTAENYGNEQGVGEGLRRSGLDRGDVFLTSKFNKEWHSYDGVEQAFEASARRLGVEYIDLLLIHWPNPAQDRYVDAFAGMTKLLSDGRVRAIGTSNFKPAHLQHLFDSGLVPEVNQIQLDPRHTRRDIVAIHQERGIATQAWSPIGRGGDLLKEPVITELAEKYQKTPAQIVLRWHTLLGHVVIPKSSNPQRLAENFSIFDFVLTGEELHRISALDIGDDEILDADRFGH, translated from the coding sequence GTGAGCGTAGAACTTGCTCCGATCATTGAGCTGCGGAACGGTGCTAAGCTGCCGTTTCTTGGCCTTGGCACCTGGCCCATGGACAACGCGGAAACAGCCGACGCCGTCGAGGCAGCCCTGAAAATCGGTTACCGGATGATCGATACCGCCGAGAACTACGGCAATGAACAAGGAGTCGGCGAGGGTCTGCGGCGCAGCGGGCTGGACCGCGGCGATGTCTTCCTGACCAGCAAGTTCAACAAGGAATGGCACAGCTACGACGGCGTTGAACAGGCCTTTGAAGCCAGCGCCCGACGCCTAGGCGTCGAGTACATCGACCTGTTACTCATCCACTGGCCCAATCCCGCCCAGGACCGGTACGTCGATGCCTTTGCGGGTATGACAAAGCTGCTGTCGGACGGCCGGGTCCGCGCCATCGGCACCTCCAATTTCAAGCCGGCCCATTTGCAGCACCTCTTCGATTCGGGCCTCGTGCCTGAGGTAAACCAGATCCAACTGGATCCGAGGCACACCCGGCGGGACATCGTCGCCATCCACCAGGAACGCGGCATCGCTACCCAGGCCTGGAGCCCCATCGGCCGCGGCGGCGATCTGCTCAAAGAGCCGGTCATCACGGAACTGGCCGAAAAGTACCAGAAGACACCGGCCCAGATCGTGCTGCGCTGGCACACCCTGCTGGGGCACGTCGTCATCCCCAAGTCGTCGAATCCGCAACGGCTGGCAGAGAACTTCAGCATTTTCGACTTCGTCCTCACTGGCGAGGAGCTGCACCGGATCAGCGCTCTGGATATCGGCGACGACGAGATTCTCGACGCCGACAGGTTCGGCCACTAA
- a CDS encoding ABC transporter substrate-binding protein has translation MKRHISKVLAGGAIVALALTGCGSGSPSGSGGSPAGSGAAKEGLTDVTVGILSIAPSAAVQYGIDEGIFEKHGLNVELQTGQGGAAMLPAVSTGTMNFAVGNPLSVMTAVDKGLDMKIVSGYSASHAEGEDANGVVARKDSGIENFADLEGKTTSVNAVKTQGDLTIMESAEIDGGDPSALKFNEMPFPDMEAQLERGNTDAIWIPEPFLSRALANDEYKLVGYPNQKAIPGMPTMVTFTSGGFAEENPEIVADFKAAVTETLAAAEEDPDAVRAILPEFMGMDAAVAEKLKMEAFNGEVPAEQLQKMGELMLKYEFVDKAPDVAAMTVQ, from the coding sequence ATGAAAAGGCACATCTCTAAAGTTCTTGCCGGTGGCGCCATCGTTGCGCTTGCTCTGACCGGCTGTGGATCGGGCTCTCCGTCCGGATCCGGCGGCAGCCCGGCCGGATCGGGGGCGGCTAAGGAGGGACTGACCGATGTCACTGTCGGCATCCTGTCCATTGCCCCTTCCGCCGCAGTGCAGTACGGCATCGACGAGGGCATCTTCGAAAAGCACGGGTTGAATGTTGAACTGCAGACCGGCCAGGGCGGCGCAGCGATGCTTCCGGCTGTTTCCACCGGCACCATGAATTTCGCGGTGGGCAATCCGCTCTCGGTCATGACCGCGGTGGATAAGGGCCTGGACATGAAAATCGTGTCCGGCTATTCGGCTTCGCATGCCGAAGGCGAAGATGCTAACGGTGTGGTGGCAAGGAAGGACTCGGGGATTGAGAACTTCGCCGATCTGGAAGGCAAGACCACGTCGGTCAATGCCGTCAAGACACAGGGCGACCTCACCATCATGGAAAGCGCGGAGATCGACGGCGGCGATCCCTCGGCATTGAAGTTCAACGAGATGCCGTTCCCAGATATGGAAGCACAGCTGGAACGGGGCAACACGGACGCTATCTGGATTCCGGAGCCCTTCCTGTCGCGGGCACTGGCCAACGATGAGTACAAGCTTGTGGGCTACCCGAACCAGAAAGCCATTCCGGGCATGCCAACGATGGTGACCTTTACCAGTGGCGGCTTCGCCGAGGAGAATCCGGAGATCGTTGCCGACTTCAAGGCCGCTGTGACGGAAACTCTTGCCGCTGCGGAAGAGGATCCCGACGCCGTGCGTGCAATCCTGCCGGAATTCATGGGGATGGACGCCGCCGTTGCTGAGAAGTTGAAGATGGAAGCCTTCAATGGTGAAGTCCCGGCCGAGCAACTGCAAAAGATGGGCGAGCTCATGCTCAAGTATGAGTTCGTGGACAAGGCGCCTGATGTGGCAGCCATGACCGTCCAGTAA
- a CDS encoding MaoC family dehydratase has translation MSNLVVTFEELSGLVGKDLGYTDYLEITQDQINTFADATNDHQWIHTDPEKAKDGPFGAPIAHGFLSLSLIIPLWSELFDVEGVKTKVNYGLDRVRFTNPVKVGAKVRLHSVIAEVTEVKGGVQIKTSNTIEIEGEERPAVVAEFLARFYA, from the coding sequence ATGAGCAACCTCGTTGTCACTTTCGAAGAACTGTCCGGGCTGGTCGGCAAGGACCTCGGCTACACCGATTACCTTGAGATCACCCAGGACCAGATCAACACCTTCGCCGACGCCACCAATGACCACCAGTGGATTCACACAGACCCGGAGAAGGCCAAGGACGGTCCCTTCGGCGCCCCGATCGCGCACGGCTTCCTCAGCCTGTCGCTCATCATCCCGCTGTGGAGCGAACTGTTCGACGTCGAGGGCGTCAAGACCAAGGTCAACTACGGACTGGACCGCGTCCGCTTCACCAACCCGGTCAAGGTCGGTGCCAAGGTCCGCCTGCACTCCGTTATCGCCGAAGTCACCGAGGTCAAGGGCGGCGTGCAGATCAAGACCAGCAACACCATCGAGATCGAAGGCGAAGAACGTCCCGCCGTCGTCGCGGAATTCCTCGCCCGCTTTTACGCGTAA